In Drosophila pseudoobscura strain MV-25-SWS-2005 chromosome 4, UCI_Dpse_MV25, whole genome shotgun sequence, the following proteins share a genomic window:
- the LOC6902872 gene encoding UPF0518 protein GA25918 isoform X2, whose amino-acid sequence MSWLRSSPLRQSGNGGGGGVSTGHSSTGSLRQRPIDAATDCDPRACYDSFCKHWQQAYDIIQHYAPPTHDDVLGVVSHLDYMVTLLLVELHHCNKVSLPSTDASAAPAAPCLEYLLSENLLDKLYEWACTTGRYANAVRLEQLKLYELLVSHSRHQLLCHEPFLRPLLKILASSQGEIFPPDLEKRLVILLNQLCVVLMQNVHLLDLFFFSAQTQVQEQIQNGNVPPPKSGTTTNFIIFSLLIPYVHREGSLGHQARDALLLCMALSQKNSNIGTYIAQYSSICPLLVTGLGGLYSRLPNSIEISSIDWHRITPDDVTEIPELTLFMNALEFCNAVVQVAHEMIKQQLLDFMYQGFIVPVLGPAVLQTNIDSQISAMSYLDLILRSITEPGLLRAFVKFLLDTEKFDGERILDSLVERLNSPDANLCMVTMALFDTLLGLHCEDLMLELLLKFMLPGKHVPISHRHKINKIDPYLNSSDFFLELSPDVLKRARDLARPKSVHEQQPPSAATGEQPIQALAWPSLPSPVMSKTIGANWNYYGLHTGDSLYANLQAYLFEAHWRIAQCQRDCLKWANSYRYQKWPRHGQARVHAHALELARQFFSEFGGGPPAIASESAGEKQLDSLQSIGESSGYESFKWRPADEESDATDLTVTTTTASEADLEHNSSSVSSGMGGGGGAAAGRRGEVWRISHTNRNELLLTDLDFSEDLFAQGTVSLGPFLNAIWGKLQTFTSNSLYVNLHLTGLITRLAWYPLPLIHSLLLRSDIAITSDTPSFHQVLRILKQQIDAELPVTEDSLEIIDVARSSLIDREFRLVNARKGNENSPLHHHQQPQTTLSQQQQQQQGQQRSAYATLSAATPVQATQTSAYDPFKRSDNKRKSISKSISSMFSRRSTPNPPSSAASSGLSQIYAFFTGAASTLVGNNNNNSGSGGQSQPFSSTGTGTCETSLSTNPQSGAAAARSTGTATTANGNSSNSNISIGGSTQTLSGHSNTTTYSSSTLHGLDGGPQTGSFNSEPASLDSVASMGIIASTSGTERTRDVALCAVLLDEWLKELAAIAQEQSVVLVTDQLL is encoded by the exons ATGAGCTGGCTGCGGTCTAGTCCGCTGCGTCAGAGCGGCAacgggggcggtggcggggtCTCAACAGGACACTCTTCCACGGGCAGCCTCCGCCAGAGACCCATTGATGCAGCCACCGACTGCGATCCGCGCGCCTGCTACGACAGTTTCTGCAAGCATTGGCAGCAGGCCTACGACATCATCCAGCACTATGCCCCGCCCACCCATGACGATGTATTGGGGGTGGTCTCGCATCTCGACTATATGGtcacgctgctgctggtggagctgCATCATTGCAACAAAGTGTCTTTACCCTCGACGGATGCAAGTGCTGCGCCGGCAGCTCCCTGCCTGGAGTACCTGCTCAGTGAGAATCTGTTGGATAAGCTGTACGAATGGGCCTGTACAACGGGCCGCTATGCAAATGCGGTGAGGCTGGAGCAGCTGAAGCTGTACGAGCTGCTCGTTAGCCACTCACGGCATCAACTGCTCTGCCATGAGCCCTTCCTGAGACCACTGCTCAAGATACTGGCCTCCAGTCAGGGTGAGATCTTCCCGCCCGATCTGGAGAAGCGACTGGTCATCTTGTTGAACCAGCTGTGCGTCGTACTCATGCAGAATGTCCATCTGCTGGATCTGTTCTTCTTTTCCGCACAGACGCAAGTCCAGGAACAGATACAAAATGGCAACGTGCCGCCCCCCAAAAGTGGAACTACCACCAA tttcataattttttcgcTGCTCATCCCGTATGTGCATCGGGAGGGAAGTCTCGGCCATCAGGCACGCGATGCTCTGCTCCTTTGCATGGCCCTCTCGCAGAAGAACTCCAACATTGGCACCTACATAGCACAATACTCATCCATCTGTCCGCTGCTGGTGACCGGACTGGGTGGACTCTACTCGCGGCTGCCCAACAGTATTGAGATCAGTTCAATCGACTGGCATCGTATCACGCCGGATGATGTGACGGAGATACCAGAGCTCACATTGTTCATGAATGCCCTTGAGTTTTGCAATGCTGTGGTGCAGGTGGCCCACGAGATGATCAAGCAACAGCTGCTGGACTTTATGTACCAGGGATTCATTGTGCCCGTGCTGGGGCCAGCCGTTCTACAG ACGAACATCGACTCACAAATCTCGGCCATGTCGTATCTGGATCTAATACTGCGCTCCATTACGGAGCCCGGTCTGCTGCGAGCCTTTGTCAAATTTCTCCTGGACACGGAGAAGTTCGATGGCGAACGGATACTGGACTCGTTGGTCGAGCGTCTCAACTCCCCAGATGCCAATCTCTGTATGGTGACGATGGCCCTGTTCGACACCCTGCTGGGCCTCCACTGCGAGGATCTGATGCTGGAACTGTTGCTCAAATTCATGCTGCCGGGGAAGCATGTGCCCATCTCGCACCGTCACAAGATCAACAAGATCGATCCGTATCTGAACAGCAGCGATTTTTTTCTGGAACTCTCACCGGATGTCCTGAAGCGTGCTCGTGACCTGGCCAGGCCGAAGAGCGTCcacgagcagcagccaccgtCTGCAGCAACTGGAGAGCAGCCAATTCAGGCACTTGCATGGCCCAGCCTGCCCTCGCCAGTCATGAGCAAGACAATTGGAGCCAACTGGAACTACTATGGCCTCCACACCGGCGACAGTTTGTATGCCAATCTGCAGGCATATCTGTTCGAGGCTCACTGGCGGATAGCCCAGTGCCAGCGGGATTGCCTCAAGTGGGCGAACAGCTATCGCTATCAGAAATGGCCCCGCCACGGACAAGCACGTGTCCATGCGCACGCCTTGGAGCTGGCCAGACAGTTCTTCAGCGAGTTTGGAGGTGGCCCACCCGCCATAGCCAGTGAATCGGCGGGAGAGAAACAGCTAGATAGTCTGCAGTCGATTGGCGAGTCCAGTGGCTATGAATCATTCAAGTGGCGGCCTGCCGACGAAGAGAGCGATGCCACTGACCTCACtgtgacaacaacaacggccaGTGAGGCGGATCTCGAGCACAAtagcagcagcgtcagcagTGGAAtgggtggtggaggaggagcggcGGCAGGCAGACGAGGGGAAGTTTGGCGCATCTCGCACACCAATCGCAACGAGCTGCTGCTTACAGATTTGGATTTCTCAGAGGATTTGTTTGCGCAGGGCACCGTAAGCTTAG GTCCCTTTCTCAATGCCATCTGGGGAAAACTGCAAACCTTTACGAGCAACTCTTTGTATGTGAATTTACACCTGACTGGGCTGATCACTCGCCTGGCCTGGTATCCACTTCCGCTGATCCACTCGCTGCTGCTACGCTCTGACATAGCCATCACCTCGGACACGCCCTCCTTCCATCAGGTGTTGCGCATTTTAAAGCAACAAATCGATGCCGAACTGCCAGTGACCGAGGATTCTTTGGAGATAATCGATGTGGCACGCTCGTCGCTGATTGATCGCGAATTTCGTCTGGTGAATGCCCGCAAGGGTAACGAGAACTCTCCcctgcatcatcatcagcagccgCAAACGACGctctcccagcagcagcagcagcagcaaggacaGCAGCGTTCCGCCTATGCGACCCTGTCGGCTGCCACGCCTGTGCAGGCCACACAAACCAGCGCCTACGATCCGTTCAAGCGGAGTGATAACAAACGGAAGAGCATCAGCAAATCGATCAGCAGCATGTTTAGCAGAAGATCCACACCTAATCCCCCCTCCTCTGCCG CTTCATCTGGCTTATCACAAATTTACGCATTCTTCACCG GAGCTGCCTCAACGCTGGTggggaacaacaacaacaactctgGTTCTGGTGGGCAATCGCAGCCATTCTctagcactggcactggcacctgTGAGACCAGCCTGAGCACCAACCCGCAgtcgggagcagcagcagcacgatcAACAGGCACAGCGACGACAGCTAAtggaaacagcagcaacagcaacatcagcatTGGGGGATCAACGCAAACTCTCTCCGGCCACTCGAACACCACAACGTACTCGTCGAGCACATTGCACGGACTCGATGGTGGCCCACAGACAGGCAGCTTCAACTCAGAGCCAGCTTCTCTTGATTCGGTAGCCTCCATGGGTATTATCGCCAGCACTAGCGGCACGGAGCGCACCAGAGACGTGGCTCTGTGCGCTGTCCTCCTGGATGAGTGGCTCAAAGAGCTGGCGGCTATTGCGCAGGAGCAGAGCGTTGTGCTGGTCACCGATCAACTGCTTTGA